The genomic segment TGCGCTTCATAAGGGAAAACTTGTAGTCGAGGGCGAGCCAGCAGCGGTTATTACAAGTTCAATGGTGAAAGACATTTTCGGTCTTGATTGCACGGTGATAGACGATCCTATTTCGGGCTCTCCTTTGGTGGTACCAAGAGGACGCTATCATGTTAATGGTGAGCCTACCTCTTAAATAAGAATTAATATCTCTTATAGGGTAATTATTCGCCATAAAGTGCAGTTTGACCACCAAATATACATCAGAATATAAAAAGAAAACCACTTCAACTTTGGGTGGTTTTTTTGAAGTGGCCTCTCTCGTTTTTCTTCTTCAAAACTTCTTCTAAATGCTCTTAGAAAAATCCAAGAGCTGTCGAACTCATAAATAATAAGATTATTACGATTCCCCATTCCCTATAGCTGTTGCAAACTCGAAGAACTGTACACAAATCATCGCAATGAAGCCGCGCAAATGAAAAGAGGAATGTCAGCCAGCAGGCTCTCCGTTCTATTATATAGCCTCGGCCGTCCCTTCATTTAACTTGACAACCTACTACGAAATGTAGTAGGTTTTATTTACTACATCATGTAGTAACAAAGCTCGTTATGGACGCATAACGAAGTAAAGAGGTGTTCACCGTGAACCAGATTCAAAAGTTATCGGATACGGAATTAGAGCTAATGGAGGTGATTTGGGCGTGCACGCCCCCTGTCACATCTACTGAGCTTCTGAGTATGTTTGCGCTAAGGGGAAAGGAATGGAAAGCACAGACCATCTCCACCTTCCTCTCACGCCTAGTCGAAAAAGGGGCACTAACTACTACAAGGCATGGAAGAATCAATAAATACGAACCGCTTATTTCGGCCGAGGATTATAAGCTAATCGGGACACAGCAAGTGCTGGACGGCTTATATCAAGGCTCCGTCAAGAACATGGTTTCGGCTTTGTACGATGGTGACAAGCTGTCAGATGCGGATATTGCCGAGCTGAAAAAATGGCTGTCGGAAAAGTAGGTGCTGCATGGATACCATATTCACATTGATGTTTACTCTGACCGTAGCTGGAAATGTCGTTGTCGCTTGTATTTGGTTGTCACAGCGCCTATCCACCGAGATTTGGCCTACAAAGTGGCGGTACTTCATTAACAAAATGGCAGTAGGATTGTATCTTTTCCCGGTCGTTGTTATCATCCAGTGGATTTCGCGAATAGTTCCATCTCATGCTTCAAACGATCCCAGCACGAATGGTTCTGCTTCGATAATA from the Paenibacillus sp. BIHB 4019 genome contains:
- a CDS encoding BlaI/MecI/CopY family transcriptional regulator is translated as MNQIQKLSDTELELMEVIWACTPPVTSTELLSMFALRGKEWKAQTISTFLSRLVEKGALTTTRHGRINKYEPLISAEDYKLIGTQQVLDGLYQGSVKNMVSALYDGDKLSDADIAELKKWLSEK